The Streptomyces sp. NBC_01363 region CGGCCAAGGCATTCACCGGCATCGGCATGCAGGTCGTGGGTGCCTGGCAGGCCAGAGCCTCGGCCGCCTTCCCAAGCCACCTGCGCCGCTTCACCCCCGAGGTGCGGCACGTCCTGCTGGCCGCGCTGCTCTTCCAGCGCCAGCGGGAGATCACCGACACCCTGGTGGAGCTGCTGAACTCCACCGTGCACCGCACCAACGCGCGGGCGGAGAAAAAGGTGACCGAAGCGTTCGTCGCCGAGTTCACCAAGGTCCGGTGCAGGTCCGGGCTCCTCGGGAAGATCGCCGCCGCCTCGCTCGGCGCCCCCGACGGTTCGGTTCGGTCCGCTCCGTGGTCTACCCGGCGTCCGGCGGGGAGAAGACCCTCAAGGACCTGGTCGCCGAGATGAAAGCCACCAACGCGGAGTTCGCCCGCAACAAGCGGGGATGGTCCGCGGCACGGGGCCGACTGATTGGAACAGCCATGCTGCTCCCCGCACCAGCGGGGACGGCCCCAGCAATGCTCTCGCCGGGTGAGTTCCACGTCCAGTCCCTGGCTAGAACCTGCGTATTCACGACGGCCGTTCACAGTCGCCCATTCAGATGTCGTTGGACGCGAGAACGTCATCGGGTTTGCCATGAGAAGTGTCAGTAGCCGCCCAATGCCACCACGCCAGTTCGGCGTCGCGCACGTCTTGCGCGAGGTACTCGCGGTGCCCGGTGCGAGGGTCACATTGTGGGGGTGAGGACTCCAGCGCGTTCCCAGGTGCGCAGGGTGGCCGGGTTGAGCCCGAGGTGGCGGGCAAGTTCACCGATGCTGTACGGCGCCCGAGTGCTGGCCGCCGTATCCAGGGTGTCGGCTCCGAGATGTGAGAGCGCCGCTTCGACGGTTCGTAGCGTGTTGCGGTCGCGAGCCAGGAGCGTGTGCCCATCGGCGACGTACTCCAGTGCTTCGCCGAGCTGGCCGCCGGTGACGGCATGCATGATGCGTCGGCTCGTCGAGTAGCCGAAGGCAGGGACGAGCGCCAGGTATGCCGCGAGGCCGGCGGCATGAGTGGCGGTGCAGTCCCGGTACCCCGTCCGGCTGCGGTGAGCGGCGGGATGATGCCGGCGGCCTCGTAGTTGCGGACCGCCTGCGTGGAGAGGCCATGGCGACGAGCCAGGTCCACGGGCCGCATGTGACCTCCGATTGAGGGTTCCGACGCGGGTGAGCGGAGGATTCGTCGCAGAGTCTCCACCGAGCGTTCAAGGATACGATTCATGGACATGGAACAGAGCACGCACACCGTGTCCGGAGACTTCGATCTGACGATGGACGAGCTGCGCGTCGTGGCGCGTTACGTGGTTCGGCACGCAGAGGACGTCCTGTCGGTCTTTGAGCAGGATGTTCCCGATGATCCGCGCCCCCGTGCGGCGATCGAAGCGGCCTGGGCGTTCATCAACGGTGCCAACAGGACGAAATTGCAGCGCGTCACTTCCCTCGACGCTCACCGAGCCGCCCGGTCCGCGCCCTCCGAAGCCGCACGACTGGCCGCGCGATCCGCCGGCGACGCCGCATCGGCCGCATACTTGCACCCCATCGCCCAGGCCGGCCAGGTCGGCCACATCCTGCGAGCCTGCGCGAGCGCTGCGCGCATCGGGGAGATGGAGGCGGGCGGTGACCCCGCGATCGGGCATGCCCTGCTGGAACGGTCGCGGCAGCGTGCGACACCGGTGCTCATCGACGTGCTCTGCCGCTACCCGCTCGCGACAGGCGGCAGCAATCGTGTCGCCCGGCTGATGAGCACTCTGGATCATTCCCTGCGCCGGGCGGCTGACCGGCCGCCAGAGCACACCGCAGCGAGCGGCACCGATGCGCGCAGGAGGGGGTGCACGTCATGATCCTCCCGAAGGTCCGCGACCCTCGCTTCGTGACGATCCGCCGTGGTGGGACTCTCACTGATGCGGATCACCGTCTCCTCGCTCTATGGGCTGCCGCCTGTGCAGAGCACGTCCTTGGCCTCTTCGAGTCGGCCCAGCCTGGGGACCCGCGACCGCGCCAGGCGATCGAGCATGCCCGGGCCTGGGTGCGTGGCGAGGTCAAGATGATGCAGGCCCGCGCGGCGGGCGGTCACGCGATGGGGGCAGCCAGAGACCTGCGTGGGGCAGCGCGGCATGCCGCGTACGCCGCCGGCCAGGCCGGGGCCGTCGCTCACGTCGCCGCGCACGAGCTCGGCGCGGCCGCCTACGCGATCAAGGCCGCACGTGCAGCAGCACCGGAAGGCGAGAGCGAGACCGCGGGACGACTTGAGTGCCAGTGGCAGCGCCATCAGCTCCCGGATGCGATCCGTGAGCTCGTACTTGATGACCAGCGGCTGCGCAACGACATCTGCTGGTCGGTGTTCGACTGTTGAAGCCGAACCGTGCACGGCCCCTCCTGGTTGGCCCAATCGGTCAGAGTTCCCCGCCTTGATGTCGGCGATCTTCCGCTAACCGGCTCGGTCGATGCCTGGCCGCTCTCGTCGACATCGGTTTCGGCGTCGGCGCCGTACGGCCCGAAGGGGCCGACCTGTCCGGCGGCGGTCACGTCCAGGACGGGCGCGTTGTCCTTCATCCGGAACGATCGAGCTGAACGACTGCCCCTCGCGCCAGCGTCTCCAAATCTCATCCTTGTCGTCTGCCACGAGAACGTCAGTCGCTCTGCCACGGGAAGTGTCAGTGCGTCGTACGGGGGTGAGGGCGGGGGCCGTCACGCTCCCCGCCCTCACCCCGTACGAGTTGCCGGTTCCGTGGTTAAAGAGCGTGGACCATCCTCCGAGCCGCATTGCCCCGTCGATCGCCCAGGCGGTGGAGCGGCAGTCGCATGAACACGGGCACTCGGCCTCTGGGTGTTCCCGGAGCCGGAGCCGGAGCCGGTGGCCAACGACCAGCCGACCCCTATCGTCCACTGCGCCGAAGGATGTACAGGGGGGTCGTCCGCGCGCACGACGCCCCTGACTGGTGGTCGGGCGAGCCTGGAAAGCACACGGGGTTGTCGATAGGAGTCGGCCCTACCGTCACCAGGAGCGCTATGACCGAGCTACACATACGACAACCCGCACCCTCACCCGCGCCCACGGCCGCCGGGGCCATGGGCCGCGCGTTGGCTGGCGGCCTGATCATGGCGGTGGCGCTCGGTGTCGGCAACGGCCTCGGACCCGTACTGACGGACGCCACCGGAACCAGTGGCTTGGCCGCCCGGCTGATCGCTGCGGCCCTCGTCACCGTCGTGGCCGTGCCGTTCGTCCTGCGTCTGTCACACCCCCGGACGGTCGGCTTCGGTAGTCCGGGCGCGAGCCTACGGGCGTTCCTCACCGGCGTTGGGGTGACGGCCGCGGCAGCGGCGCTGGTCCTGGGCGCGGGCACGGCCGTGGGGTTACTCGTCTGGCAGCAGCTGGACCTCGTCACCCTGGTTGGCTTTCTCGTCACCAACGCCGTCGTCGCGTTCCTGCTTGAAGCCTTGCCCGAGGAGACGACGCTGCGCGGCTACACGTGGACATCGCTGCGCAGACGGTTCGGGCCCGCACTGGCGGCGCTCGGCACCACGGCGGTCTTCCTGCTCGTACCGGGCACCTCGACGCTGGTGACGGTTGGCATCGCCCGGCTGGCCGGTGACGTGCCGGGCCACATCGGCATCGCCCCGGAGGGGCAGCACCCGGTCGACTACCTCTTCCTCCTGACGGTCTTCAGCCTGACCCTGATCGCCGCCCGTGCGGCCGTGGGGCACGCCCCGCTGTGGGCGGCGATCGGCACGCACCTGACCGTCCTGACCGTGAACCGCATCATGCTGCAGGGCGGGGACCGCGACGCGGGCGTGACGGTGGAGCAGGCGTCCGGTGACGCGGTGCTGCTCGTACCGCTGTACCTGGTGGTCGTCGCGATCGCATTCCTGGTGTGCCGTCGGGTCACGCGTCGGCACACGCCCGGCGAAAGGTAGGCGGTCACCGTTACCGGCCTGCTCGATGCCGGGCTCCTGGTCCGCGCAGGGGGCGGGACCGCCGTCCTGGCCGACGACGTCCGGTACAGCCTTCGCGTCACCGACGCCGACGACAC contains the following coding sequences:
- a CDS encoding MerR family DNA-binding transcriptional regulator, with protein sequence MHAVTGGQLGEALEYVADGHTLLARDRNTLRTVEAALSHLGADTLDTAASTRAPYSIGELARHLGLNPATLRTWERAGVLTPTM
- a CDS encoding putative immunity protein, translating into MDMEQSTHTVSGDFDLTMDELRVVARYVVRHAEDVLSVFEQDVPDDPRPRAAIEAAWAFINGANRTKLQRVTSLDAHRAARSAPSEAARLAARSAGDAASAAYLHPIAQAGQVGHILRACASAARIGEMEAGGDPAIGHALLERSRQRATPVLIDVLCRYPLATGGSNRVARLMSTLDHSLRRAADRPPEHTAASGTDARRRGCTS
- a CDS encoding putative immunity protein, with amino-acid sequence MILPKVRDPRFVTIRRGGTLTDADHRLLALWAAACAEHVLGLFESAQPGDPRPRQAIEHARAWVRGEVKMMQARAAGGHAMGAARDLRGAARHAAYAAGQAGAVAHVAAHELGAAAYAIKAARAAAPEGESETAGRLECQWQRHQLPDAIRELVLDDQRLRNDICWSVFDC
- a CDS encoding CPBP family glutamic-type intramembrane protease; the encoded protein is MTELHIRQPAPSPAPTAAGAMGRALAGGLIMAVALGVGNGLGPVLTDATGTSGLAARLIAAALVTVVAVPFVLRLSHPRTVGFGSPGASLRAFLTGVGVTAAAAALVLGAGTAVGLLVWQQLDLVTLVGFLVTNAVVAFLLEALPEETTLRGYTWTSLRRRFGPALAALGTTAVFLLVPGTSTLVTVGIARLAGDVPGHIGIAPEGQHPVDYLFLLTVFSLTLIAARAAVGHAPLWAAIGTHLTVLTVNRIMLQGGDRDAGVTVEQASGDAVLLVPLYLVVVAIAFLVCRRVTRRHTPGER